A stretch of the Symmachiella macrocystis genome encodes the following:
- a CDS encoding PEP-CTERM sorting domain-containing protein encodes MSKLILGVVVVIGLAVSSPLQAGQTFDLRDASIEDIDESASFDLFGANGLVVTVSANIGELNRTSSAFGINAPLTGDDTDTIDAINGIEAVILTFNRHVLFDAITLSLYTPEPSAAIEDIAGLTIGAFPTVYPVAINPAVDPYSFTSDNFVAIGQSVELQWVQGNGFSFDNFTVSVIPEPSTFALLGIGGVALVGYGWRRKRRQVA; translated from the coding sequence ATGTCGAAGTTGATTTTGGGGGTTGTTGTCGTCATTGGTTTGGCTGTTTCCTCCCCACTTCAGGCCGGACAAACCTTTGATCTGCGTGACGCGAGCATTGAAGACATCGACGAGTCCGCCTCGTTCGATTTATTCGGAGCCAACGGGCTCGTGGTGACCGTCAGCGCTAATATTGGCGAATTGAATCGCACCAGCTCTGCATTCGGGATCAATGCGCCGTTAACCGGCGACGATACCGACACAATCGATGCCATCAATGGAATCGAAGCGGTCATTCTTACGTTTAACCGCCACGTCCTCTTTGATGCGATCACACTCTCGCTTTACACACCCGAACCATCTGCTGCGATTGAAGATATTGCAGGGTTGACGATCGGAGCGTTTCCAACGGTCTATCCCGTCGCCATCAATCCCGCGGTGGATCCCTATAGTTTCACCTCCGATAACTTCGTAGCCATCGGTCAGAGTGTGGAACTGCAATGGGTCCAGGGGAATGGTTTCAGCTTTGACAACTTCACGGTGTCCGTCATTCCTGAGCCGAGCACATTTGCCTTGCTCGGTATCGGCGGTGTGGCGCTGGTGGGTTACGGATGGCGGCGCAAACGACGGCAAGTCGCGTGA
- a CDS encoding outer membrane protein assembly factor BamB family protein, whose protein sequence is MKQHLVFVSLALLSITQMGADWTQFRGSDANGISAEKLPVKFDISDGTNIAWTVDLPGRGLSGPIVIGDRVYLTASSGFRQDRLHVLCINAQTGATIWHRQFLATGRTMSHPKMCNATPQPASDGERIFAFFSSNDLICLDLDGNLQWFRGLTHDFPNASNSLGMASSPVVVGNQVVVQVENASESFATAMDVETGEQTWKIDRPVGNNWTSPTVLSGRTPDEKFVVLQSAENLIGYDPQTGQEVWKHAAECATIPSATVVGDMLYVPSQGLTALRYIPDSDAPEVVWQEQRLGPSTPSPIVYDGRVYTTNRAGVLRAGDATNGDMLWQLRLKGPFSGTPVIADGKMYLFSEKGLAQVVDLTGKKGELVHSAEFVDTILCTPAAAKGALYVRSDEHLWKITEKE, encoded by the coding sequence ATGAAACAGCATCTTGTATTCGTCAGTCTGGCCCTGTTGTCCATCACGCAAATGGGAGCCGACTGGACGCAATTTCGCGGCAGCGACGCCAACGGAATCTCGGCCGAGAAACTGCCCGTAAAATTCGACATCAGCGACGGCACCAACATCGCCTGGACGGTCGATCTGCCGGGTCGGGGACTGTCAGGACCGATTGTCATCGGCGATCGGGTCTATCTGACTGCCAGTTCCGGCTTTCGCCAAGACCGGTTGCATGTGCTGTGCATCAATGCGCAGACCGGCGCCACGATTTGGCATCGGCAGTTTTTGGCGACGGGGCGCACGATGTCGCATCCCAAGATGTGCAACGCCACGCCGCAACCCGCCAGCGATGGCGAGCGGATCTTTGCGTTTTTCTCTTCCAACGATCTGATCTGTTTGGACCTTGACGGCAATCTGCAATGGTTTCGTGGTTTGACGCACGACTTTCCTAATGCGAGTAACAGCCTGGGCATGGCTTCGTCCCCGGTCGTGGTTGGCAATCAAGTGGTTGTGCAAGTCGAAAACGCGAGTGAATCGTTTGCCACGGCGATGGATGTCGAAACGGGAGAGCAAACATGGAAAATCGACCGGCCGGTGGGAAACAACTGGACCTCGCCGACCGTCTTGTCCGGACGCACGCCGGATGAGAAATTCGTCGTGTTGCAATCGGCTGAAAACTTGATCGGCTACGATCCGCAAACCGGCCAAGAAGTTTGGAAGCACGCAGCCGAGTGTGCAACGATTCCTTCGGCAACCGTGGTGGGGGATATGTTGTACGTGCCGTCCCAAGGCTTAACCGCGCTACGGTATATTCCCGACAGCGATGCTCCGGAAGTCGTCTGGCAGGAGCAGCGATTGGGGCCTTCGACGCCAAGTCCCATCGTGTATGACGGCCGCGTTTATACAACAAATCGCGCCGGGGTCCTCCGTGCCGGCGATGCGACCAACGGCGACATGCTATGGCAACTGCGGCTCAAAGGGCCCTTTAGCGGAACACCGGTGATTGCCGACGGCAAGATGTATTTGTTCAGCGAAAAAGGGCTGGCGCAAGTCGTTGATTTAACGGGCAAAAAAGGAGAACTCGTGCACTCGGCGGAATTCGTCGACACGATCCTCTGCACGCCGGCAGCTGCCAAAGGCGCGCTGTATGTCCGCAGCGATGAACATCTGTGGAAAATTACTGAAAAAGAATAA